The proteins below are encoded in one region of Micromonospora pisi:
- a CDS encoding NAD-dependent epimerase/dehydratase family protein — MRIAITGATGNVGTALLRRLTDEPDIELIGIARRPPPPDAGHPYDRVRWHALDLGEPDNVPRLTEVLRGVDAVVHLAWQIQPSHRRALLRRTNLTGTRHLLHAIDEAGVTTMAYASSIGAYARGPKDRRVSESWPATGVGGSGYSTDKAAVEALLDGVEHDHPELRLIRMRQALVFQRDAGAQIRRYFIGRVLPVSWLRSGRLPVVPRNKRLRAQVVHAEDLAEAYRLALRGDASGAFNIAAEPVLDGPVLAENLGGRAIPMPIFLLRMLAKAAWRLRLLPTEPGWIDLTAGVPLVDSSRAQQELGWRPRHDAREAVRDLFGGIAVGAGTGSTALRPEPRARAQGLNRRPSPG; from the coding sequence ATGCGGATCGCCATCACCGGAGCCACCGGCAACGTCGGAACCGCGCTGCTGCGCCGGCTGACCGACGAACCGGACATCGAGCTGATCGGGATCGCCCGACGGCCACCGCCGCCCGACGCCGGCCACCCGTACGACCGGGTGCGGTGGCACGCCCTGGATCTCGGTGAGCCCGACAACGTGCCCCGGTTGACCGAGGTGCTGCGCGGCGTCGACGCGGTGGTCCACCTGGCCTGGCAAATCCAGCCCAGTCACCGCCGGGCACTGTTGCGGCGTACCAATCTGACCGGTACCCGGCACCTGCTGCACGCGATCGACGAGGCCGGGGTGACGACCATGGCGTACGCCTCGTCGATCGGCGCGTACGCCCGGGGCCCGAAGGATCGCCGGGTCTCGGAGAGCTGGCCGGCGACCGGGGTCGGTGGTTCGGGTTACAGCACCGACAAGGCGGCGGTGGAGGCGCTGCTCGACGGGGTCGAACACGACCACCCCGAGCTGCGGTTGATCCGGATGCGGCAGGCGCTGGTCTTCCAACGGGACGCGGGTGCCCAGATCCGCCGCTACTTCATCGGTCGTGTGCTGCCGGTCTCCTGGCTGCGCTCGGGACGGCTGCCGGTGGTACCGAGGAACAAGCGCCTACGCGCACAGGTGGTGCACGCCGAGGACCTCGCCGAGGCGTACCGGTTGGCCCTGCGTGGTGACGCGTCGGGTGCCTTCAACATCGCCGCGGAGCCGGTGCTCGACGGACCGGTACTCGCCGAGAACCTGGGCGGTCGGGCGATTCCGATGCCGATCTTCCTGCTCCGGATGCTGGCCAAGGCGGCGTGGCGGCTGCGGCTGCTTCCCACCGAACCCGGTTGGATCGACCTCACCGCCGGCGTGCCTCTGGTGGACTCTTCCCGGGCCCAGCAGGAGTTGGGTTGGCGCCCCCGGCACGACGCGCGGGAGGCGGTACGCGACCTGTTCGGCGGGATCGCGGTCGGCGCCGGCACCGGAAGTACGGCGTTGCGGCCGGAGCCCCGGGCGAGGGCACAGGGGCTCAACCGCCGCCCGTCACCCGGCTAG
- a CDS encoding serine/threonine protein kinase: MPDAPQQLIADRYRLVHPLGQGGMGRVWQARDETLERDVAIKELVPPPGLTDDERSEMRERSMREARAVARLDQANVVRIFDVVHAGGDPWIVMEFVQSRSLHQVLQAEGAMPPALVARIGQGVLAALRAAHRAGVLHRDVKPANVLLADDGRVVLTDFGLATVPGDPHVTRTGMVLGSPAYLAPERATDGLVGPAADLWSLGATLYAAVEGRTPYNRSSAMATLVALATEIPPPAQHAGLLAGLLEGLLRRDPEQRIDAEEAERLLDEAAAAYAIRPPEPVSPAGVAVPAGLPRAGGPGVQVNPGTGTEPAEEPYPPVVPEFAPTSTGAGAGTALASGTALASGTAADAGAGSAPGSGTPANIGTGTEVTTGAGTGTSPGARPATSATPSVPVPAAKPGGVVAGRKESASGSTSGVDALPPKRQRRGLMIGTVAVAVLVLVLVVGLSLSGQFGGGRGSGTEPAPLDSQSVLAEAAVSRTLPPPAAGWHYFRDNPNFSLLVPDGWPSHRDGNRVEFREPDGSRILTVEEVRQVKPDLVVQVREREKSERGSGRYPGYRQVRIDAVVYHLRAAEWEWTYTPKGGVRMHAVSRTFVAANGQAYAIGWTTPDDVWSSSQDALSLVLGGFQVTSSPNSSAPGQPAPGQSTPGQPSAGQQLPPPGGAPTPNSGNTGQQGGTPAPPAAPPPAPPSPTKQQPPAVVGDAIVNKGNGRCIDIPDSIATSGVRLQMWSCAHVAGQHFTFPSDGTVRSLGKCLDVAGRSTSNGTAVILATCNGNASQKFTLNRAEDLVNVQADRCVDVIDGQDGNGVRLQIWDCSGQANQKWQLG; the protein is encoded by the coding sequence GTGCCCGACGCCCCCCAGCAGTTGATCGCCGACCGCTACCGACTGGTACATCCGCTCGGACAGGGCGGCATGGGCCGCGTATGGCAGGCCCGTGACGAGACACTCGAACGGGATGTGGCCATCAAGGAGTTGGTGCCCCCGCCGGGACTGACCGACGACGAGCGTAGCGAGATGCGCGAGCGCTCGATGCGCGAGGCACGCGCGGTCGCCCGTCTCGACCAGGCCAACGTGGTGCGCATCTTCGACGTGGTGCACGCCGGTGGCGACCCGTGGATCGTGATGGAGTTCGTGCAGTCGCGCTCACTGCACCAGGTCCTCCAGGCCGAGGGCGCGATGCCGCCGGCCCTTGTGGCGCGGATCGGACAGGGCGTGCTGGCCGCGTTGCGCGCCGCGCACCGGGCCGGCGTACTGCACCGGGACGTCAAGCCGGCCAACGTACTGCTCGCCGACGACGGTCGGGTGGTGCTGACCGACTTCGGCCTGGCCACGGTGCCCGGTGACCCACACGTCACCCGGACCGGCATGGTGCTCGGCTCGCCCGCGTACCTCGCCCCGGAGCGGGCGACGGATGGTCTCGTCGGCCCTGCCGCCGACCTCTGGTCGCTCGGCGCGACGCTCTACGCCGCGGTGGAGGGGCGTACGCCGTACAACCGGTCTTCGGCGATGGCGACACTGGTCGCGCTTGCCACGGAGATTCCGCCGCCGGCCCAGCACGCCGGTCTGCTGGCCGGTCTGCTCGAAGGACTGTTACGGCGCGACCCTGAGCAGCGGATCGACGCCGAGGAGGCGGAGCGTCTGCTGGACGAGGCCGCCGCCGCCTACGCGATCCGCCCGCCCGAGCCGGTGAGTCCGGCAGGGGTGGCGGTGCCGGCGGGCCTGCCGCGCGCGGGCGGCCCGGGCGTCCAGGTCAACCCGGGCACGGGGACCGAACCGGCCGAGGAGCCCTACCCGCCGGTCGTGCCGGAATTCGCGCCGACCTCGACCGGCGCTGGCGCCGGCACCGCGCTGGCGAGTGGAACCGCGCTGGCGAGCGGAACCGCCGCCGACGCTGGGGCCGGCAGCGCGCCCGGGAGCGGCACCCCGGCCAACATCGGCACCGGAACCGAGGTCACGACCGGTGCCGGCACCGGGACGTCGCCCGGAGCCCGTCCGGCTACCAGTGCGACGCCTTCGGTGCCGGTGCCCGCTGCCAAGCCGGGCGGTGTGGTGGCAGGGCGTAAGGAATCCGCGAGCGGCAGCACCTCCGGCGTTGACGCCCTGCCGCCGAAACGGCAGCGACGAGGGCTGATGATCGGAACGGTCGCCGTCGCGGTACTGGTGCTTGTGCTCGTGGTTGGCCTCTCGCTGAGCGGTCAATTCGGCGGTGGCAGGGGGTCGGGGACAGAGCCGGCGCCGCTCGACAGTCAATCCGTGCTCGCCGAGGCGGCGGTGTCGAGAACCCTTCCGCCGCCCGCGGCCGGCTGGCACTACTTCCGGGACAACCCGAATTTCTCGCTGCTCGTACCGGACGGGTGGCCGTCGCACCGTGACGGCAACCGGGTCGAGTTCCGCGAGCCGGACGGCTCGCGGATCCTGACCGTCGAAGAGGTGCGTCAGGTCAAGCCGGACCTGGTAGTCCAGGTGCGGGAGCGGGAGAAGTCCGAGCGCGGCAGCGGACGGTACCCCGGCTACCGCCAGGTGCGGATCGATGCGGTGGTCTATCACCTACGGGCCGCCGAGTGGGAGTGGACGTACACCCCGAAGGGTGGCGTACGGATGCACGCGGTCAGCCGGACGTTCGTCGCCGCCAACGGTCAGGCGTACGCGATCGGCTGGACCACCCCGGACGACGTCTGGTCCAGCAGCCAGGATGCCCTTTCGCTGGTACTCGGGGGCTTCCAGGTCACCTCGTCGCCGAACTCGTCGGCGCCGGGGCAGCCGGCTCCCGGTCAGTCGACGCCAGGTCAACCGAGCGCGGGACAGCAGCTCCCACCGCCCGGGGGTGCGCCCACGCCGAATTCGGGAAACACCGGACAGCAGGGAGGTACCCCGGCGCCGCCGGCTGCTCCTCCGCCTGCTCCTCCGTCTCCGACGAAGCAGCAGCCTCCGGCGGTGGTCGGGGACGCGATCGTCAACAAGGGCAACGGGCGGTGCATCGACATCCCGGACAGCATCGCCACCTCGGGCGTCCGGTTGCAGATGTGGAGCTGCGCGCATGTGGCGGGCCAGCATTTCACCTTCCCGAGCGACGGTACGGTCCGTTCACTGGGGAAGTGCCTCGACGTGGCCGGACGCTCGACGAGCAACGGGACGGCGGTCATCCTCGCCACCTGCAACGGCAACGCGTCGCAGAAGTTCACCCTGAACAGGGCGGAGGACCTGGTCAACGTACAGGCGGACAGGTGTGTCGACGTGATCGACGGGCAGGACGGCAACGGCGTCCGGCTGCAGATCTGGGACTGCTCGGGCCAGGCCAATCAGAAGTGGCAGCTCGGCTGA
- a CDS encoding crotonase/enoyl-CoA hydratase family protein, with product MVVRVERNGPVTTVILDRPERRNAVDGPTARALADAFRTFDADPGASVAVLWGANGTFCSGADLKAIGTPSGNRVEPDGDGPMGPTRMRLSKPVLAAISGHAVAGGLELALWCDLRIAETDAVLGVLSRRWGVPLIDGGTVRLPRLIGESRAMDLILTGRPVPAVEAYEMGLVNRLAAPGAARTEAEELAAQLADVPQTCLRNDRLALLSGAGRPEPDALATELRYGVQSLAADAADGAARFAAGAGRHGTPA from the coding sequence ATGGTCGTACGGGTGGAACGCAACGGTCCGGTGACAACGGTGATCCTCGACCGACCGGAACGCCGTAACGCGGTCGACGGACCCACCGCCCGGGCGCTCGCCGACGCGTTCCGTACCTTCGACGCCGACCCCGGAGCCTCCGTCGCGGTGCTCTGGGGTGCCAACGGCACGTTCTGCTCCGGCGCCGACCTCAAGGCCATCGGTACGCCGAGCGGCAACCGGGTCGAACCGGACGGCGACGGCCCGATGGGACCGACCCGGATGCGCCTGAGCAAGCCGGTGCTCGCCGCCATCTCCGGGCACGCGGTCGCCGGCGGCCTGGAACTCGCCCTCTGGTGCGACCTCCGGATCGCCGAAACCGACGCCGTACTCGGTGTCCTCTCCCGACGCTGGGGCGTTCCCCTGATCGACGGCGGCACCGTGCGGCTGCCCCGGCTGATCGGCGAGAGCAGGGCCATGGACCTGATCCTGACCGGCCGCCCGGTGCCGGCCGTCGAGGCGTACGAAATGGGGTTGGTGAACCGCCTGGCGGCCCCGGGCGCCGCGCGGACCGAGGCGGAGGAGCTCGCCGCCCAGCTCGCCGATGTCCCGCAGACCTGCCTGCGCAACGACCGGCTCGCCCTGCTCTCCGGTGCCGGCCGACCGGAACCGGACGCACTCGCCACCGAACTCCGGTACGGCGTGCAGTCACTCGCCGCTGACGCCGCCGACGGCGCGGCCCGGTTCGCCGCCGGGGCCGGCCGACACGGCACGCCCGCCTGA
- a CDS encoding DUF1996 domain-containing protein: MTALLLLSVALAGGCKEVPTTPGASGPSGSAGMGSTGPTDPSATPGGPSATPGGSASPSPSAPGSGPNAPSTTAAPPPTSSGGWITVDAAAQAAATRAFFARTPKPVTGNPVRVAEFNVGCKTSHHNSDDPIVLPGLVGASHNHTFWGNKSTNAKSTADSLRASAPTTCNSPQDRSAYWVPTMYQNGKVVDPEDVTVYYGSRLKDPSKTQPFPFGFRMITGDAKNQVDTPDKQGNHFWCAGIGGEVGRSADKTFPVCAPTAHIVRQITFPDCWDGKHLDSPDHKAHVANGDHTGACPKSHPVPIPSVSFVIGYPLSANTDGITLASGTSFSMHADFFNAWEDDALASRVRNCLNQKAKCNSAGNF; the protein is encoded by the coding sequence GTGACCGCACTGCTGCTGCTGAGCGTCGCGCTCGCCGGTGGCTGCAAGGAAGTGCCGACCACGCCCGGCGCGTCCGGACCGTCCGGCTCGGCCGGCATGGGCTCTACCGGCCCCACCGACCCGTCCGCCACCCCCGGTGGCCCCTCGGCCACGCCCGGCGGCTCCGCCTCGCCGAGCCCCTCGGCTCCGGGCAGCGGTCCGAACGCCCCCTCCACCACCGCCGCACCGCCGCCCACCTCGTCCGGTGGCTGGATCACCGTCGACGCGGCCGCTCAGGCCGCCGCGACCAGGGCTTTCTTCGCGCGTACGCCGAAGCCGGTGACCGGTAACCCGGTCCGGGTCGCCGAGTTCAACGTCGGCTGCAAGACCAGCCACCACAACAGTGACGACCCGATCGTGCTGCCGGGTCTGGTGGGCGCCTCGCACAACCACACGTTCTGGGGCAACAAGTCGACCAATGCCAAGTCGACCGCCGATTCGCTGCGGGCCTCCGCGCCGACCACCTGCAACTCGCCCCAGGACCGCTCCGCCTACTGGGTGCCGACCATGTACCAGAACGGCAAGGTCGTCGACCCCGAGGACGTGACCGTCTACTACGGATCCCGGCTCAAGGACCCGAGCAAGACGCAGCCGTTCCCGTTCGGCTTCCGCATGATCACCGGTGATGCGAAGAACCAGGTCGACACCCCGGACAAGCAGGGCAACCACTTCTGGTGCGCCGGCATCGGCGGTGAGGTCGGCCGCAGTGCCGACAAGACCTTCCCGGTCTGCGCCCCGACCGCGCACATCGTCCGCCAGATCACCTTCCCGGACTGCTGGGACGGCAAGCACCTGGACAGCCCCGACCACAAGGCGCACGTGGCGAACGGTGACCACACCGGCGCCTGCCCGAAGAGCCACCCGGTGCCGATTCCCTCGGTGTCGTTTGTCATCGGCTACCCGCTGAGCGCGAACACCGACGGCATCACCCTGGCGTCCGGCACCTCCTTCTCGATGCACGCCGACTTCTTCAACGCGTGGGAGGACGACGCCCTGGCGTCCCGGGTCCGCAACTGTCTGAACCAGAAGGCGAAGTGCAACTCGGCCGGTAACTTCTAG
- a CDS encoding type II toxin-antitoxin system PemK/MazF family toxin, which translates to MANLLRNVATRVGQIARRRSATPTPGSIPAQVARRRQLAALQRRELAYAPELDGQADPGEIVWTWVPYEDDPRQGKDRPVLVVGRQSRTLYGLMLSSQSERHGQRHWFALGPGEWDRDNRPSFLRLDRVLTMREDSIRREGAVLDRARFERVSEALRATYGWR; encoded by the coding sequence GTGGCAAATCTCTTGAGGAACGTGGCAACGCGGGTCGGACAGATAGCCAGGCGACGGTCCGCCACCCCCACTCCGGGTTCCATACCCGCCCAGGTCGCGCGGCGGCGCCAGCTCGCGGCGCTGCAACGGCGAGAGTTGGCGTACGCACCGGAGCTGGACGGGCAGGCCGATCCGGGCGAGATTGTCTGGACCTGGGTGCCGTACGAGGACGATCCGCGTCAGGGCAAGGACCGTCCCGTACTGGTCGTCGGCCGGCAGAGCCGCACCCTGTACGGCCTGATGCTCTCCAGCCAGAGCGAGCGCCACGGCCAGCGGCACTGGTTCGCGCTCGGACCCGGCGAGTGGGACCGGGACAACCGGCCGAGTTTCCTGCGGCTCGACCGGGTGCTGACGATGCGCGAGGACAGCATCCGCCGCGAGGGTGCGGTGCTCGACCGGGCCCGCTTCGAGCGGGTCAGCGAGGCACTGCGCGCCACGTACGGCTGGCGCTGA
- a CDS encoding DinB family protein, which translates to MTTPTSILTGERADLLEALGKQRYFLRYPTRDLTDEQAALCTTASELSLGGLIKHVTLTERGWARFMVGGAEAMERRDEDEPAEWADTFRMVDGETLAGLLDTYEQVARETDELIATLDLDLSHPLPEAPWFEPGKTWSVRRVVAHLIAETAQHAGHADIIRESLDGAKSMG; encoded by the coding sequence ATGACCACGCCCACCAGCATCCTCACCGGGGAGCGCGCGGACCTGCTCGAAGCCCTGGGCAAACAGCGCTACTTCCTCCGCTACCCGACGCGGGACCTCACCGACGAGCAGGCGGCGCTGTGCACCACCGCGAGCGAACTGTCCCTGGGCGGCCTGATCAAACACGTGACCCTGACGGAGCGGGGCTGGGCACGGTTCATGGTCGGCGGCGCCGAGGCGATGGAGCGCCGGGACGAGGACGAGCCCGCCGAGTGGGCGGACACCTTCAGGATGGTGGACGGCGAAACGCTCGCCGGCCTGCTCGACACGTACGAGCAGGTGGCGCGGGAGACCGACGAACTGATCGCCACGCTCGACCTGGACCTGTCCCACCCGCTACCGGAGGCACCCTGGTTCGAGCCGGGCAAAACCTGGTCGGTACGGCGGGTGGTGGCACATCTCATCGCCGAGACCGCCCAGCACGCCGGTCACGCGGACATCATCCGTGAATCGCTCGACGGCGCGAAGAGCATGGGCTGA
- a CDS encoding FAD-dependent monooxygenase, which produces MRGRGIRVLVVGAGIAGLATVRALRDWGATIDLVERSAGLTTTGTGLYLPGNAARALRTLGLFKPVAEAAVEIERQRTANSRGRRLFEVDVAQLWRGVGPCLSLHRAELHRVLLAGIEEQPVRWGRHPVTLVPEGDRVAVGFDDGSTERYDLVIGADGVNSTVRQLAFDGAQPRSLDQYAYRFLAPRLDAEPVWSVRFGPGTQFLTIPISADQVYCYYNAGRGGDRPGWRDEVRAGFGEPAATLLSALDDAGADAVYAGPNREVVLDSWTRGGILLIGDAAHATSPNMAQGAAMALEDALVLAEFLRTAGTVAEALRGYEQRRRPRTDWVLGQTHRRDHALGLAPVLRDTVMSAIGRRMFRANYAPLLRQP; this is translated from the coding sequence GTGCGAGGTCGCGGTATCCGGGTACTGGTCGTCGGCGCCGGCATCGCCGGTCTGGCGACCGTCAGGGCGTTGCGTGACTGGGGAGCGACGATCGACCTGGTCGAGCGCTCGGCCGGCCTCACCACCACCGGAACCGGCCTCTACCTGCCCGGCAACGCGGCCCGCGCGCTGAGGACGCTGGGCCTGTTCAAGCCGGTCGCCGAGGCGGCCGTGGAGATCGAGCGGCAGCGGACCGCGAACAGCCGGGGCCGCCGTCTGTTCGAGGTCGACGTGGCGCAACTGTGGCGCGGCGTGGGCCCCTGCCTCTCGCTGCACCGCGCGGAACTGCATCGGGTGCTGCTTGCCGGCATCGAGGAGCAACCGGTCCGCTGGGGTCGGCACCCGGTGACGCTGGTCCCCGAGGGGGACCGGGTCGCGGTCGGGTTCGACGACGGCAGCACCGAGCGTTACGACTTGGTGATCGGTGCCGACGGGGTGAACTCGACCGTACGACAGTTGGCCTTCGACGGGGCGCAGCCGCGTTCCCTCGACCAGTACGCCTACCGCTTTCTCGCTCCTCGCCTCGACGCCGAACCGGTCTGGTCGGTGAGGTTCGGACCGGGAACCCAGTTCCTGACCATTCCGATCAGCGCCGACCAGGTCTACTGCTACTACAACGCCGGCCGGGGCGGCGATCGACCCGGTTGGCGGGACGAGGTACGGGCCGGGTTCGGTGAGCCGGCGGCGACGCTACTGAGCGCACTGGACGACGCCGGGGCCGACGCCGTGTACGCCGGGCCGAACCGCGAGGTCGTGCTCGACTCGTGGACCCGGGGCGGCATCCTGCTGATCGGTGACGCCGCGCACGCCACCTCGCCGAACATGGCGCAGGGCGCCGCGATGGCGTTGGAGGACGCGCTCGTGCTGGCCGAGTTCCTGCGTACGGCAGGTACGGTCGCCGAGGCGCTGCGCGGGTACGAACAGCGCCGCCGCCCGCGTACGGACTGGGTGCTCGGCCAGACTCACCGCCGGGACCACGCCCTCGGGCTCGCACCGGTGCTGCGGGACACGGTCATGTCCGCGATCGGCCGGCGGATGTTCCGGGCCAACTACGCCCCGCTCCTCCGCCAGCCCTGA
- a CDS encoding Gfo/Idh/MocA family protein, whose translation MSTSAVRFGLVGYGFGGRYFHAPLIASAPGCELVGVVTTAPSRRDELARDQPGTSAYDSLAALVEAGVEAVAISTPADTHVPLAQEAIRMGLAVVVDKPFALDPASARETVELAERSGVVLSVYQNRRWDADLLTVRRLIADGELGTVTRFESRFERFSPDPGPPAAGGGTLLDFGSHLVDQAMLLFGPVARVYAEMRVRDDLGGLDDDFFVALEHVGGVRSQLWGSWVQGAPGPRFRVTGTTGSYVIEGSGGQEDDLIAGRSPATEGERWGVEPESRWGRLQVGATRNSVPTERGRWDTFYPAFAAAVRGAGPVPVDPWDAVASLEVLAAARTSAIEGRLLDL comes from the coding sequence ATGTCGACATCAGCGGTACGGTTCGGACTTGTGGGGTACGGCTTCGGTGGGCGGTACTTCCACGCCCCCCTGATCGCCTCGGCCCCCGGATGTGAGCTGGTCGGGGTGGTGACCACGGCCCCGTCACGCCGGGACGAACTGGCCCGGGACCAGCCCGGCACGTCCGCGTACGACTCGTTGGCGGCCCTGGTGGAGGCGGGTGTGGAGGCGGTCGCGATCTCCACCCCGGCGGACACCCACGTGCCGCTGGCCCAGGAGGCGATCCGGATGGGGCTGGCGGTCGTGGTCGACAAGCCGTTCGCGCTGGACCCTGCGTCGGCGCGGGAGACGGTGGAACTGGCCGAGCGCTCCGGTGTCGTGCTGAGCGTCTACCAGAACCGTCGCTGGGACGCGGACCTGCTGACCGTACGTCGGCTCATCGCGGACGGGGAGCTGGGCACGGTCACCCGCTTCGAGTCGCGGTTCGAGCGGTTCTCCCCGGACCCGGGTCCCCCGGCGGCGGGCGGTGGCACCCTGCTCGACTTCGGCAGCCACCTGGTCGACCAGGCGATGCTGCTCTTCGGCCCGGTCGCCCGGGTCTACGCCGAGATGCGGGTACGGGACGACCTCGGGGGCCTCGACGACGACTTCTTCGTCGCGCTGGAGCACGTCGGCGGCGTACGTTCCCAGCTCTGGGGCAGTTGGGTCCAGGGTGCGCCCGGCCCACGGTTCCGGGTCACCGGCACCACCGGCAGCTACGTCATCGAGGGCTCCGGCGGGCAGGAGGACGACCTGATCGCGGGTCGGTCACCGGCCACCGAGGGCGAGCGCTGGGGGGTCGAGCCCGAGTCGCGCTGGGGTCGGCTCCAGGTCGGCGCGACCCGGAACTCCGTGCCGACCGAACGGGGCCGGTGGGACACGTTCTACCCGGCCTTCGCCGCCGCCGTACGCGGTGCCGGCCCGGTGCCGGTCGACCCGTGGGACGCGGTCGCCAGCCTGGAGGTGCTCGCCGCGGCCCGGACCAGCGCGATCGAGGGCCGACTGCTCGACCTCTAG